The segment cttaaacctgaaagctttgtaactgctctcacggtgattcaatgaaaaaatagatagatatagatagatagatagatagatagatagatagatagatagatagatagatagatggatggatggatggatggatggatggatggatagatagatagatagatagatagatagatagatagatagatagatagatagatagatagatagatagatagattctgTCATCATTTAAACAGATTTTCCGCACCAGCGAAGTGAAAGTCGGCCTAGTTTAGATCCTACCTGGGCAAGCCTCTGGGGCCCCTAGCCCTGCACATTCCGTTCTCCGGTGTTGCTAAGTGATGCACGGCCACGTTCCTCACacctctgccactgcccagggTGTGCCCATGGAGCACCGCTGGCCTGCCCACGCGCTGGAGGCCGTCCGCGGGTTCTGTAGGCAGTCCGGGACTTGGATTTACTGGCACCTTGTGAAAACGTGCCAGAGCTTCTGGAAGTTCTGCCGTGACCGTTTTAACAGGGTCTGCCTTCAGAGAGAGGAGGATGAGCCCCTCCCTTCGTCTGAGTGTATCTTCCACAAAGACAAAATCGAGAAATTTGGCCGTGTTTTGAAAAATGAATCTGTGAGCATTTACAGGAGAGCTCAAGCCGCCTACAAGATTGGACTTTTGGCCTTCACAGGTACGGAGCTCACCCGCCGGACTAAGATGGGTGTTTTTAAAcgtttttttgttgctgttgggttgggttgggtttgggcTGCAGCAGGTGGTGCTCGGAGGAGCACCAGGGGTGTTAaggatcaaccctgggtcagccgttTGGAAGGCAAGCGCTCTGCTCCCTCTCCTGTCACGCCTTGGAGTCTTTCTGTTTGTTACAACACTAAGTGATTTTCATAGCTCTGGTCTTGAAATTCCAATAACCTTTCCTTTCCCTCGATTATTAGTTTTTCATCTTTGCAATAAAGATGTGACTTtttcttcaggtttttttttttttaatttgatcagGGGCTTGAAGACATAGTAGAGGAGGCAAagcgtgccttgcatgcaactgaccctcgttccctccctggcaccagaCACTTGTTCCCTGAAGAGTATATGGTTCCTGAAACCTGTAACTGTCAAGGGTCAATTCTGAACAAAAAGCCAgaaatcattcttatttttttttatttttattaacttattttattgaatcaccatgtgggaagttacaaagttctcaggcttatgtctcagtcatacaatgctcaaacacccgtcctttcaccagtgcccatattccaccaccaaaaaaaagaaaaaaacaacaacagtataactcccacccccaacttcccacccccacctgcataactgatgaatttcacttcattttctctttaccttgattacattccatatttcaacacaaaactcactattgttgttagagtttcaccACAGAACTCaatattcttgttggagtttatcccccaaaaatacggccctattgacaaggaaacatttgataattagttttccactgatgagaatgaacaGATATAAAGTTTATGCAGAAATCAGTCTTAAACACTGATAGTTGTGGCAcaatctcctcccaccccagaataaaactaaataagagtaaaataaatgagaatgaaagcACACTGCCTAAggatcggagagatagtacagcagtctaGACGCTGGACCTGCCGCACCACCAGTgttatccctgagcccagagccaggagtaagccgtgaacaACACCGGGTgtcgccccaaaacaaataagcaaacccTACTGCCCAAAGGAGTCAAGTCCAAATTAACTCCAtcttttttctaataaatttcaggattgtaaACTTCAGAGATGTATAGATATGTAAACCTTAGATATGTGTTAGAGATGTTTAGATATGTTAACTTTAGAGATGTTAAACAACAATACCCaacaatatgggctggagcaatagcacagcagttggactttcacctttcatgcggctgacccgagttctattcctccacccctctcggagagcccagcaagctaaccgagagtatcgagcccaagcggcagagcctggcaagctacccatgcatactggatatgccaaaaacagtaacagtaagtctctcaatgagagatgttactggtgcccgctcgaacaaatcgatgagcaatgggatgacagtgatgtaagCTTTAGATATGTTACCCAACAATACATCTCCTGTTATTTTATCGATAATCATTAGTTATGGTTGgagtttttggttgttgttagtttagttttgaggccatacttgaggattattcctggctctgtgctcagggatcactccagacagggttcaggggacagggttcagggaaccacatggagtgccagagattgaacgtgggttgatcacctgcaagacaaatgccctgccctctgtcttatctctctggccactacaTCTAATTAGAAGGCTTTGACTAgtaggtctttctttctttctttctttctttttttttttttttgctttttgggtcacacccagcaatgcacaggggtcactcctggctctgagctcatctactcctgggggtgctcgggcgaccatacgggatgctgggaatcaaacccagtcggctgcatacaaggcaaatgccctacccgctgtactattgctccagcccaactggtAGGTCTTAAGTGCCGATTTGTAGATTTGTCTGTCTTAGAGCGGGGAGGACTTGGGCGCCACACCTAGTGCATGCTCCAGAGTGACtcgggccatgctcaggggaccgtatgcaggAGCCCTGGACTCACTGCCTGGCACTGCacgcttccctgagcaccaccagtgtagccccagaacaaacaaaagatcATGCAGGTTCCAGATCTGCAAGAGTTGGGTGAGTGAAGAGAGTGGGAAAGCACAGTGCAAACTCCCTCCTTCGCGTCGGACCCTGGCTCTACAGATTACCCTtgtggtttcttctttttttttttttggcttttttgggtcacacccagcgatttcaggggttactcctggctctgcactcaggaattactcctggcggtggttgggagaccatttgggatgccgggaattgaacccgggtcagccgcatgcaagacaaacgccctacccgctgtactatcgctctggccccacggtTTCCCCTTTTGGCTCCTAAGCACTGGTATTTTTTTCAGGTGTTGAAGAGAGAGAACCAGAAATGAGATTCTGAGGGACTCCGAATGCTAggtgaacactgccaggttttCAGTTACCTCCAAGTAAAAATAtcctgcactatagcactgtagtactgtggttccgttgttcatcgatctgctcgagcgggcaccagtaacatctccattgtgagacttgttgttactgtttttggcatattgaatacaccatggggagcttgccaggttctgccgtgcgggtgggatactctcggtagctttccaggctctccgagagggacggaggaatcgaacctgggtcagccacgtgcaaggcaaacgccctaccactgggCTATCGTTCCAGTATCCTATTCTATAGTTCTATTCTATAGTTACCTTCAGGTAAAAATGTCCTAAAGCTTCTATTATTTCGCACCAGGCCAGAAAGTGAGGAAagggggttaaggcatttgcctcacatgaaCCCAACGCCTTTCCCAGCACCCGTCACGGTGCGTTGAGTGttgccacgagtgacccctggagcacagagccaggggtggcctccaaagaaacaaacaaaaatttgaacttattttttattccatGCTGATCAATGCAACTTTCTCAATGCCCATACAAGGCAACTTTCATCCCACCAGCACATGagtttggggaaaataaaaggGCAATATCAAGTAGCCCAAGGGTCACTTGTATAGAACAGGAATATGAGCACTCAactgtccctcccctcctccataTCCCAGACCGTTCTAGAAATGCGCATGCTTGTTTTACAGGAGGCCCAACTGCTGCCAGATTTGCAACTCCGCACATGAGGAAAGTAGCGTACTTGCTGCTGGATGAGCCCATGGGACCCAAACCCAAAATCCTGCTTCTGCAGAGCGTGGCCTACTGGAGCTACTTAAATCCGGCGAGCCAGGGAAAAGCCCTGAATCTGCAGTTTCTCACCGGCCtcacaaatatttttcatgaCAAACTGGAGTACAGCAGCACTCAGGAGAAAAACAAGCACCTGCTCGTGAAATTTTGGGCCTGCTATGCTCTCTCCATCCTGACCTGCAACAACCTACCTTGGGTGAAGGAGCTTAGCAACTGCAGATTTCTGAAATATAGTCTGCAAACCTTAGCTTCCGAGGACTGGTCCGGATGGCCTGAGAATTTCGCAGAAGTGCTCTATTTCCTCATTGGCTTTCACCGAAATTAATCTCTACACTTACAGGATGCAGCTGTTGgtaccacaaaaaataaacaattaatagATGGTGTTTTCTTgaggtggtttcttttttttctttttgggtcacacccagtgatgctcaggggttactcctggctctgaactcaggaattactccaggcagtgcttgagggatcatatggggtgccggggatcgaacccgggttggctgcgtgcaaggcaaacgccctacccgctgtgctatggatccGGCCCCAAGAGGtagtttgaaaaaaagaaaatctgtaaaGATTCTTGCCATGGGGCTGAAGATT is part of the Sorex araneus isolate mSorAra2 chromosome 2, mSorAra2.pri, whole genome shotgun sequence genome and harbors:
- the ARMH2 gene encoding armadillo-like helical domain-containing protein 2, with the translated sequence MEHRWPAHALEAVRGFCRQSGTWIYWHLVKTCQSFWKFCRDRFNRVCLQREEDEPLPSSECIFHKDKIEKFGRVLKNESVSIYRRAQAAYKIGLLAFTGGPTAARFATPHMRKVAYLLLDEPMGPKPKILLLQSVAYWSYLNPASQGKALNLQFLTGLTNIFHDKLEYSSTQEKNKHLLVKFWACYALSILTCNNLPWVKELSNCRFLKYSLQTLASEDWSGWPENFAEVLYFLIGFHRN